From the Mycobacterium noviomagense genome, the window TAGGTTTCGACCACTCTGCTCATACGTACTCCACCTGACTGATACCTTCCAGCGCCTCGAGGTAGATCACGTCCGGATCCAGCCGGCGCAGGTCTTCGGCAAGGCATTCACGGGTTTCCCTGCGGGGCAAGGGAACCAGCGCATCCGGCTTGGCGGTGCGGCTGAGCGTCGCCGTCATCCCTTCTTGTGGCCGGCTCAGCGTCACCGTCTCGGTCGGACGGACCAGCTCGACCTTGAGGTCGCCCACCGCGCGCCGCACCGGCCCATCGATCCTCCTGGCCAGCCAGCCGGCCAGGACATCCAAAGCCGGCTCCGTCCTCAGGCCGGAAACCACCGCAGAGGTGATCGGCTCGTGCGGGGGCTGATCGATCGCCGATGTCAGCAAGGCGCGCCAATAGGTGATCCGGCTCCAGGCCAGGTCAGTGTCGCCCGGGGTGTAACCCGGCAGCCGGCTCTTGATCGCCGACAGCGGGTCGACACCGTTGGTGGCGTCAGTGATGCGCCGAATTGCCAACTGCCCCAGGGGATCCCGGGCTGGCACTGCCGGGGCAATGTCGGGCCACCATGCGACGACGGGGATGTCGGGCAGCAGAAAGGGCACCACCACACTGCCGGCGTGGTCGGCGAGCGGACCCGACAGCCTCAGCACCACCACCTCTCCGGCGCCGCTGTCACCGCCCGCACGCAACTGCGCGTCGAGCCGCGCTTCGGGCGCGTCGCGGTCACCGGTGATCACCACGATCACCCGGCTGGGATGCTCATGGCTGGCCGCGTTCGCGGCTTCGATGGATTCCTCGACCATGGCTTCGGTATCGGGCACGATGACCAACGTCAGTACCCGGCCCATCGTCACAGCCCCGACCCGTTCGCGTACCTCGTCGAGCTTCTTGTTTATAGCGGTGGTAGTCGTATCCGGCAGATCGAGAATCATGGCCGCCGCCATTGCCGGCCGGTGCGGCGCAGCAACTCGAACGACGACGTCGGGCCCCAGCTGCCCGCCTCATACGGCTCCGGCTTTCCATGTGCGGCCCAGTTGTCCAGCACGGGATCGAGGATTTCCCAGGCCAATTCGACCTCCTCGTTGACCGGAAACAACGACGGCTCACCGAGCAGCACGTCCAGAATCAGCCGCTCGTACGGCTCGGGTGAGTCCTCGGCGAACGCCAAGCCGTACGAGAAGTCCATGTTGACATCGCGCACCTCCATGGCGGTCCCCGGCACCTTGGAGCCGAACCGCAGCGTGACCCCTTCGTCAGGTTGCACCCGAATCACCAGAGCGTTCGCGCCCAGCTCGTCGGTCATGGTGGCGTCGAACGGCAGATGCGGCGCCCGCTTGAATACCAGCGCGATCTCAGTAACCCGGCGTCCCAAGCGTTTTCCGGTGCGCAGGTAAAACGGCACCCCTGCCCAGCGGCGAGTATTGACCTCCAACGTGATTGCCGCGAACGTCTCGGTGATGGAGTCCTTGGAAAAGCCCTCCTCGTCGAGCAACCCCACCACGTGCTCACCACCCTGCCACCCGGCGGTGTACTGGCCGCGGCAGGTGGTCTCATCGAGGGGCTGGGCGAGTTGGGTCGCCGAGAGCACCTTGATCTTTTCGGTCTGCAGTTCCGACGGCTGGAAGCTCACCGGCTCTTCCATCGCGGTGAGCGCCAACAGTTGCATCAGGTGGTTCTGGATTACGTCGCGGGCCGCGCCGATGCCGTCGTAGTAGCCGGCTCGCCCGCCCAGGCCGATGTCTTCGGCCATTGTGATCTGCACATGGTCGACGTAGTGCGAGTTCCAGATCGGATCGAACAGTTGGTTGGCGAACCGCAACGCCAAGATGTTCTGCACGGTTTCCTTGCCGAGGTAGTGGTCGATGCGGAAGACCGACTCCTCGGGGAAGACGCTGTTGACCACCTTGTTCAGCTCACGTGCGCTGCCAAGGTTGTGGCCGAACGGTTTCTCGATGACCACCCGGCTCCACCGGCCGTCCTGCGGACGGGCCAGCCCTGACTTGTGCAGCTGCTCACACACCACGGGAAAAGACTTCGGCGGGATGGCCAGATAGAACGCGTGGTTACCGCCGGTGCCGCGCTCGGCGTCGAGCTTGTCCAGGCACTCGGCCAGCCGGGCGAACGCCTGCTCGTCATCGAACGTGCCTGGCACGAAACGGAACCCGTCGGCCAGACGCTCCCACACCACTTGCCGAAACGGTGTACGCGCGTGCTGTTTGACGGACTCGTACACCACCTGACCGAAATCCTCGTGGTCCCAGTCGCGGCGGGCGAAGCCCACCAGTGCGAAAGTGGGTGGCAGCAGGCCGCGATTGGCCAGATCGTAGATGGCCGGCATCACCTTCTTGCGGGCCAAATCGCCGGTGACCCCGAAGATCACCATGCCACACGGGGCGGCGATCCGAGGCAGCCGTTTATCGCGCTTGTCCCGCAGCGGGTTTCGCCATTGCGTGGTGCTGGCCCCCCGAAAGGATTGGGTGCCGGCTTGGCTCATTTGGCAGCGGCGTCCAGCTGAGCCTGCGTCTCCTTGAGCAACTCGGTCCAGGACTCTTCGAACTTCTCCACGCCTTCGTTTTCCAGCACGACGAACACGTCGGTCAGATCCACCCCGACGGCTTGCAGCTTGTCGAATACCTGCTGGGCCTCCGACGCCGTGCCGGTCACCGTGTCACCCTTGATGACACCGTGGTCGGCGACGGCCTCAATGGTCTTCTCCGGCATGGTGTTCACCGTGTTCGGCGCGACCAGCTCGGTCACATACAACGTGTCGGAATAGTCGGGGTTCTTGACGCCGGTCGACGCCCACAGCGGTCGCTGCACTCGCGCGCCCTGAGTCTTGAGTTGCTCGTAGCGATCGCCGCCGACGAAGACCTCCTGGTATGCGGCATAGGCCAGCCGGGCGTTGGCGACACCGGCCTGGCCCCGCAACGCCAGCGCCTCTTCGGTGCCGATCTTCTCCAGCCGCTTGTCAACCTCGGTGTCCACCCGGGACACGAAAAACGATGCCACGGAATGGATCTTGGATAGGTCGTGGCCGGCCTGCTTGGCCTTCTCCAGGCCGTTGAGGTAGGCGTCCATCACCGCACGGTGGCGTTCGACGGAGAAGATCAGCGTCACGTTGATCGAAATCCCTTCGGCCAGTGTTGAGGTGATGGCCGGTATGCCTTCTTCGGTCGCCGGGATTTTGATGAACAGGTTCGGTCGGTCGACGGTCTTCCACAGGTCGACGGCCTGCTGGATGGTTGCGTCGGCGTCGTGCGCAACCCCCGGATCCACCTCGATCGACACCCGCCCGTCGACTCCGTCGGAGGCTTCCCATTGCGGCCTGAGCACGTCACACGCCATGCGGACGTCGTCGGTGGTCACGGTGCGGACGGTGGCGTCGACGTCGGCGCCCCGTTCGGCCAGCTCGGCGATCTGGTCGTTGTAGGTGTCGCTTTCTGCCAGCGCCTTCTGGAAGATAGTCGGGTTGCTGGTGACGCCGACGACGCACCTGGTGTCGATCAGCTGCTGCAGATTGCCGGACTTGATCCGGTCTCGCGACAAGTCGTCCAGCCACACCGATACACCTGCCGCGCTCAACGCGGCCAGATTCGCATTCTGAGTCATTGATTCGCCCTTCTTCTGGAGTTGTCCAGTGCTCGTTCGGCGGCGGCAACGAC encodes:
- the opcA gene encoding glucose-6-phosphate dehydrogenase assembly protein OpcA — encoded protein: MILDLPDTTTTAINKKLDEVRERVGAVTMGRVLTLVIVPDTEAMVEESIEAANAASHEHPSRVIVVITGDRDAPEARLDAQLRAGGDSGAGEVVVLRLSGPLADHAGSVVVPFLLPDIPVVAWWPDIAPAVPARDPLGQLAIRRITDATNGVDPLSAIKSRLPGYTPGDTDLAWSRITYWRALLTSAIDQPPHEPITSAVVSGLRTEPALDVLAGWLARRIDGPVRRAVGDLKVELVRPTETVTLSRPQEGMTATLSRTAKPDALVPLPRRETRECLAEDLRRLDPDVIYLEALEGISQVEYV
- the zwf gene encoding glucose-6-phosphate dehydrogenase, producing the protein MSQAGTQSFRGASTTQWRNPLRDKRDKRLPRIAAPCGMVIFGVTGDLARKKVMPAIYDLANRGLLPPTFALVGFARRDWDHEDFGQVVYESVKQHARTPFRQVVWERLADGFRFVPGTFDDEQAFARLAECLDKLDAERGTGGNHAFYLAIPPKSFPVVCEQLHKSGLARPQDGRWSRVVIEKPFGHNLGSARELNKVVNSVFPEESVFRIDHYLGKETVQNILALRFANQLFDPIWNSHYVDHVQITMAEDIGLGGRAGYYDGIGAARDVIQNHLMQLLALTAMEEPVSFQPSELQTEKIKVLSATQLAQPLDETTCRGQYTAGWQGGEHVVGLLDEEGFSKDSITETFAAITLEVNTRRWAGVPFYLRTGKRLGRRVTEIALVFKRAPHLPFDATMTDELGANALVIRVQPDEGVTLRFGSKVPGTAMEVRDVNMDFSYGLAFAEDSPEPYERLILDVLLGEPSLFPVNEEVELAWEILDPVLDNWAAHGKPEPYEAGSWGPTSSFELLRRTGRQWRRP
- the tal gene encoding transaldolase yields the protein MTQNANLAALSAAGVSVWLDDLSRDRIKSGNLQQLIDTRCVVGVTSNPTIFQKALAESDTYNDQIAELAERGADVDATVRTVTTDDVRMACDVLRPQWEASDGVDGRVSIEVDPGVAHDADATIQQAVDLWKTVDRPNLFIKIPATEEGIPAITSTLAEGISINVTLIFSVERHRAVMDAYLNGLEKAKQAGHDLSKIHSVASFFVSRVDTEVDKRLEKIGTEEALALRGQAGVANARLAYAAYQEVFVGGDRYEQLKTQGARVQRPLWASTGVKNPDYSDTLYVTELVAPNTVNTMPEKTIEAVADHGVIKGDTVTGTASEAQQVFDKLQAVGVDLTDVFVVLENEGVEKFEESWTELLKETQAQLDAAAK